From Mauremys reevesii isolate NIE-2019 linkage group 10, ASM1616193v1, whole genome shotgun sequence, the proteins below share one genomic window:
- the FAM174B gene encoding LOW QUALITY PROTEIN: membrane protein FAM174B (The sequence of the model RefSeq protein was modified relative to this genomic sequence to represent the inferred CDS: inserted 1 base in 1 codon): MRPAAPLLLLAALLLLAALPARGRREPPXPGPPLAAQRPANASRPPPPEPLGAPGNHSGAQVSLLPALLRDLSALKAAVIAACVLSAGLIGCLLLRVCRSGKRIKKTRKYDIITTPAERVEMAPLNEDEDDDEDSTVFDVKYR; the protein is encoded by the exons ATGCGCCCCGccgccccgctgctgctgctggcggccctgctgctgctggccgcgCTCCCCGCCCGGGGCCGCCGGGAGCCCC CGCCggggccgcccctggccgcgCAGCGCCCCGCCAACGCCAGCCGGCCGCCGCCGCCGGAGCCTCTGGGCGCCCCCGGGAACCACAGCGGCGCCCAGGTCAGCCTGCTGCCCGCGCTGCTCCGCGACCTGTCCGCGCTCAAGGCCGCGGTGATCGCGGCGTGTGTCCTCAGCGCCGGCCTCATCGGCTGCCTGCTGCTGCGGGTCTGCAG GTCTGGCAAGAGGATTAAGAAGACAAGGAAGTACGACATAATCACGACCCCGGCTGAGCGAGTAGAAATGGCCCCTCTGAACGAAGATGAGGATGATGACGAAGACTCAACAGTGTTTGATGTGAAATACAG GTAA